Proteins encoded in a region of the Zea mays cultivar B73 chromosome 4, Zm-B73-REFERENCE-NAM-5.0, whole genome shotgun sequence genome:
- the LOC100192710 gene encoding uncharacterized protein LOC100192710 — translation MDESEEHSNGGGHPHPHHGYEWKFPAALSANTTSVHVTALDGVVNVNSLFTVAVFVGLSLATPGQLRSLAGDPRCDAGPGVARSLLVLEVVAFSSFLFSSLVAQGLKLALNLINSKDPHDAARAHIDARVLRLGMLASAVGSVVGCVFLMTSMVMVVQVRLGTLSCPTDRAAAKAAAGLVGLVTTALAFYVGTVFYTFTH, via the exons ATGGACGA ATCTGAGGAGCACAGCAACGGCGGCGGGCACCCCCACCCGCACCACGGGTACGAGTGGAAGTTCCCGGCGGCGCTGAGCGCGAACACGACGAGCGTGCACGTGACGGCGCTGGACGGCGTGGTGAACGTGAACTCGCTGTTCACGGTGGCCGTGTTCGTGGGGCTGTCGCTGGCGACCCCGGGGCAGCTGCGGAGCCTGGCGGGGGACCCGCGGTGCGACGCCGGCCCGGGCGTGGCGCGGTCGCTGCTGGTGCTGGAGGTGGTGGCCTTCTCGTCCTTCCTCTTCTCCAGCCTGGTGGCGCAGGGCCTGAAGCTGGCGCTCAACCTCATCAACTCCAAGGACCCGCACGACGCGGCGCGCGCCCACATCGACGCCCGCGTGCTCCGCCTCGGCATGCTCGCCTCCGCCGTCGGATCCGTCGTCGGCTGCGTCTTCCTCATGACGTCCATGGTCATGGTCGTGCAGGTCCGCCTCGGCACGCTGAGCTGCCCCACCGACCGCGCCGCCGCCAAGGCCGCCGCGGGCCTCGTCGGCCTCGTCACCACCGCGCTCGCCTTCTACGTGGGCACCGTCTTCTACACCTTCACCCACTGA
- the LOC103653054 gene encoding uncharacterized protein, whose product MSYWGSPGGAPSWAASRGPSPVVPLLVVAALGWVICQETLMGWYEQVTEVQETVADNAVLLVLGAGVLLLALAVAGNRSEVVLVPAALVLVMFLIQNIVLAALLLLVVVYFAGIYYYRPDRGYGYGYGGGFGGGEWGSGAGTGLGLYMLLLLCLLLCAMFSDSGGSWWIPAVLLVACVLCLNLFSGGKVWGYGYS is encoded by the coding sequence ATGAGCTACTGGGGAAGCCCAGGCGGGGCGCCGTCGTGGGCGGCGAGCCGGGGGCCGTCGCCGGTGGTGCCGCTGCTCGTGGTGGCGGCGCTGGGATGGGTCATCTGCCAAGAGACCCTGATGGGGTGGTACGAGCAGGTGACGGAGGTGCAGGAGACGGTGGCGGACAACGCCGTGCTCCTGGTCCTCGGCGCCGGGGTGCTGCTGCTGGCCCTGGCCGTGGCCGGCAACCGGAGCGAGGTGGTGCTAGTGCCGGCGGCGCTGGTGCTGGTCATGTTCCTCATCCAGAACATCGTGCTCGCCGctctcctgctgctggtcgtggtCTACTTCGCCGGAATATACTACTACAGGCCGGACAGAGGGTACGGGTACGGGTACGGCGGTGGTTTTGGCGGCGGCGAGTGGGGCAGCGGCGCGGGCACCGGGCTGGGGTTGTACATGCTGCTGCTACTGTGCCTGCTACTGTGCGCCATGTTCTCCGACAGCGGCGGCAGCTGGTGGATCCCAGCCGTGCTGCTGGTCGCGTGCGTGCTCTGCCTCAATCTCTTCTCCGGCGGCAAAGTCTGGGGATATGGGTACTCCTGA